Proteins from one Phocoena phocoena chromosome 7, mPhoPho1.1, whole genome shotgun sequence genomic window:
- the SLC4A3 gene encoding anion exchange protein 3: MANGVIPPPGGASPLPQVRVPLEEPPLSPDMEEEDDDLGKTLAVSRFGDLINKPPAWDPKKPSRSYSERDFEFHRHTSHHTHHPLSVRLPPPHKLRRLPATSARQTRRKRKKERTSAPPSEGTPPIQEEGGAGMDEEEEEEEEEEGESEAEPVEPPPAGSPPKAKFSIGSDEDDSPGLSGRAAFTKPLPAVGPRSDKSPQHSVSSPSPRARVSRVAGEKSRPRSPSASYDLRERLCPGSALGSPGGPEQQVPTDEAEAQMLGSADLDDMKSHRLEDNPGVRRHLVKKPSRTQGGRGSPSGLAPILRRKKKKQQLDRRPHEVFVELNELMLDRSQEPHWRETARWIKFEEDVEEETERWGKPHVASLSFRSLLELRRTIAHGAALLDLEQTTLPGIAHLVVETMIVSDQIRPEDRASVLRTLLLKHSHPNDDKDSGFFPRNASSSSVNSVLGNHHPTPSHGPDGAVPTVADDLGEPAPLWPHDPEAKEKPLHMPGGDGHRGKSLKLLEKIPEDAEATVVLVGCVPFLEQPAAAFVRLNEAVLLESVLEVPVPVRFLFVMLGPGHTSTDYHELGRSIATLMSDKLFHDAAYQADDRQDLLSAISEFLDGSIVIPPSEVEGRDLLRSVAAFQRELLRKRREREQTKVEMTTQGGYVAPGKELAMDLGGSEVPPDDDPLLRTGSVFGGLVRDVKRRYPHYPSDLRDALHSQCVAAVLFIYFAALSPAITFGGLLGEKTEGLMGVSELIVSTAVLGVLFSLLGAQPLLVVGFSGPLLVFEEAFFKFCRAQGLEYLTGRVWVGLWLVVFVLALVAAEGSFLVRYISPFTQEIFAFLISLIFIYETFHKLYKVFTEHPLLPFYPPGGALAAELDLNGSALPPTEGPPGPRNQPNTALLSLILMLGTFLIAFFLRKFRNSRFLGGKARRIIGDFGIPISILVMVLVDYSITDTYTQKLTVPTGLSVTSPHKRTWFIPPLGSARPFPPWMMVAAAVPALLVLILIFMETQITALIVSQKARRLLKGSGFHLDLLLIGSLGGLCGLFGLPWLTAATVRSVTHVNALTVMRTAIAPGEKPQIQEVREQRVTGVLIASLVGLSIVMGAVLRRIPLAVLFGIFLYMGVTSLSGIQLSQRLLLILMPAKHHPEQPYVTKVKTWRMHLFTCIQLGCIALLWVVKSTAASLAFPFLLLLTVPLRRCLLPRLFQDRELQALDSEDAEPNFDEDGQDEYNELHMPV, from the exons GTCCGGGTGCCCTTGGAGGAGCCCCCTCTGAGTCCAGACATGGAGGAGGAGGATGATGACTTGGGCAAGACCTTGGCTGTGAGCAGGTTTGGGGACCTCATCAACAAGCCCCCGGCCTGGGACCCCAAGAAGCCCAGCCGCAGCTACAGCGAGCGGGACTTTGAGT TTCACCGGCACACATCCCACCACACCCACCACCCGCTCTCGGTGCGCCTGCCTCCACCCCACAAGCTGCGGCGACTGCCCGCCACCTCTGCCCGGCAaaccaggaggaagaggaagaaggagagaaccTCTGCTCCCCCCTCTGAGGGGACCCCTCCCATCCAGGAGGAGGGGGGAGCCGGAATggatgaggaggaggaagaggaggaggaagaggaaggggagtcTGAGGCAGAGCCTGTAGAACCTCCACCCGCAGGGTCCCCACCCAAAGCAAAG TTCTCCATTGGAAGTGACGAGGACGACAGTCCCGGCCTCTCGGGGAGGGCCGCCTTCACCAAGCCCCTGCCCGCGGTGGGCCCGCGCTCCGACAAGAGCCCCCAGCACTCGGTCAG CTCCCCTAGTCCGCGGGCCCGGGTCTCCCGAGTCGCCGGAGAGAAGAGCCGGCCACGGAGCCCGTCGGCCAGCTATGACCTGCGGGAACGGCTATGCCCAGGCAGTGCCCTGGGCAGCCCGGGTGGCCCGGAGCAGCAGGTGCCCACGGATGAGGCGGAGGCCCAGATGCTGGGCTCCGCGGACCTGGACGACATGAAGA GTCACCGGCTGGAGGACAACCCTGGTGTGCGCCGGCACCTGGTAAAGAAGCCGTCTCGGACGCAGGGCGGGAGGGGCAGCCCCAGTGGCCTGGCCCCCATCCTGCgcaggaagaagaagaagcagcagCTGGACCGGAGGCCTCATGAG GTGTTTGTGGAGCTGAATGAGCTGATGCTGGACCGCAGCCAGGAGCCCCACTGGCGGGAGACGGCTCGCTGGATCAAGTTTGAAGAGGACGTGGAGGAAGAGACGGAGCGCTGGGGGAAGCCGCACGTGGCCTCGCTCTCCTTCCGCAGCCTGCTGGAGCTCAGGAGGACCATCGCCCACG GAGCTGCCCTCCTGGACCTGGAGCAGACCACTCTGCCAGGCATCGCACACCTCGTGGTGGAGACCATGATTGTGTCTGACCAGATCCGGCCGGAGGACAGGGCCAGTGTCCTTCGCACCCTGCTGCTGAAACACAG CCATCCCAATGATGACAAGGACAGTGGCTTCTTTCCCCGAAACGCGTCCAGTTCCAGCGTGAACTCGGTCCTAGGGAATCATCACCCAACCCCCAGCCATGGCCCCGATGGTGCAGTGCCTACCGTGGCTGATGACCTGGGGGAGCCAGCCCCACTCTGGCCTCATGACCCTGAGGCCAAGGAG AAGCCCCTCCACATGCCTGGGGGAGATGGTCACCGGGGGAAAAGCCTGAAGCTGCTGGAGAAGATCCCTGAAGATGCTGAGGCTACTGTTGTGCTCGTGG GCTGTGTGCCTTTCTTGGAGCAGCCAGCGGCAGCCTTTGTGCGCCTGAACGAAGCTGTACTCTTGGAGTCTGTGCTTGAGGTCCCCGTGCCGGTTCGCTTTCTCTTCGTGATGCTGGGGCCCGGCCACACCAGCACTGACTATCACGAGCTTGGGCGCTCTATTGCCACCCTCATGTCTGACAAG CTATTCCACGATGCTGCCTATCAGGCGGACGACCGGCAGGACCTCCTGAGCGCCATCAGCGAGTTCCTGGATGGCAGCATCGTGATCCCCCCGTCCGAGGTGGAGGGCCGAGACCTGCTGCGCTCCGTGGCTGCCTTCCAGCGCGAGCTGCTCAGGAAGCGGCGGGAGCGGGAGCAGACCAAAGTTGAGATGACCACCCAGGGCGGCTACGTGGCCCCTGGGAAAG AGCTGGCGATGGACTTAGGGGGCTCCGAGGTGCCCCCTGACGACGACCCCCTGCTGCGCACTGGCTCGGTGTTTGGGGGGCTTGTCCGGGATGTGAAGCGCCGGTACCCGCACTACCCTAGCGACCTGCGGGACGCCCTGCACTCCCAGTGCGTGGCTGCCGTGCTCTTCATCTACTTCGCTGCCCTCAGTCCCGCCATCACCTTCGGGGGGCTGCTAG GGGAGAAGACAGAAGGACTGATGGGTGTGTCTGAGCTGATCGTGTCCACGGCTGTGCTTGGTGTCCTCTTCTCTCTGCTGGGGGCCCAGCCGCTGCTCGTGGTCGGCTTCTCGGGGCCACTGCTCGTCTTCGAAGAAGCCTTCTTCAAG TTCTGCCGAGCCCAGGGCCTGGAGTACCTCACAGGCCGGGTGTGGGTTGGCCTCTGGCTGGTGGTCTTTGTTCTTGCCCTGGTGGCCGCGGAAGGCAGCTTCCTGGTCCGCTACATCTCACCTTTCACCCAGGAGATCTTCGCCTTCCTCATCTCGCTCATTTTCATCTATGAGACCTTCCACAAGCTCTACAAG GTGTTCACGGAGCACCCACTGCTGCCATTCTACCCCCCTGGGGGAGCCCTGGCAGCTGAGCTGGACCTGAATGGGAGTGCCCTGCCCCCCACCGAGGGGCCGCCGGGCCCCAGGAACCAACCCAACACGGCTCTGCTGTCCCTCATCCTCATGCTTGGGACCTTCCTCATTGCCTTCTTCCTGCGCAAGTTCAGAAACAGCCGCTTCCTGGGCGGCAAG GCTCGCCGTATCATCGGGGACTTCGGCATCCCCATCTCCATTCTGGTGATGGTCCTGGTGGATTACTCCATTACAGACACCTACACACAG AAGCTGACGGTGCCCACGGGGCTCTCAGTGACCTCCCCCCATAAGCGCACGTGGTTCATCCCGCCCCTGGGTAGCGCCCGTCCCTTCCCGCCCTGGATGATGGTGGCAGCCGCCGTGCCCGCCCTCCTGGTCCTCATCCTGATCTTCATGGAGACACAGATCACTGC GCTCATCGTCAGCCAGAAGGCGCGGAGGCTGCTCAAAGGCTCCGGCTTCCACCTGGACCTGCTTCTCATCGGCTCCCTGGGTGGGCTCTGTGGCTTGTTTGGGTTGCCCTGGCTCACGGCCGCCACCGTCCGCTCGGTCACCCACGTGAATGCGCTGACCGTTATGCGCACTGCCATTGCTCCCGGCGAGAAGCCCCAGATCCAGGAGGTGCGGGAGCAGCGGGTCACTGGAGTGCTCATCGCCAGCCTCGTGG gcctGTCCATTGTCATGGGGGCTGTGCTGCGCCGGATCCCACTGGCTGTGCTCTTTGGGATTTTCCTGTACATGGGGGTCACATCACTGTCTGGCATCCAGCTGTCCCAGCGTCTGTTGCTCATACTCATGCCAGCAAAACACCATCCCGAACAGCCCTATGTGACCAAG GTGAAGACCTGGAGGATGCACCTGTTTACGTGCATCCAGCTGGGCTGCATCGCGCTGCTCTGGGTGGTCAAGTCCACGGCGGCCTCGCTCGCCTTTCCCTTCCTGCTGCTGCTCACGGTGCCCCTGAGGCGTTGCCTCCTGCCCCGGCTCTTCCAGGACAGGGAGCTACAGGCG CTGGACTCTGAAGATGCTGAACCAAACTTTGATGAGGACGGCCAGGATGAGTACAACGAGCTGCACATGCCCGTGTGA